The genomic segment TTGCCCCCGCGGAGAGCCATGACTTCCTTCTTCGATGTGATCGCGGCCCACGCCGACGCCATGCCGGACGCCCTTGCTCTCCTGTCCGAAGAGGATGGCAGCCGGACCTATTCCGAGCTGGTGGAGCGGTCGGCGGCGCTCGCCGCGGCCCTGGGCAAGGGCCTGGGCGTGGCGCCCGCCGAACGGCTGTGCGTCTGGGCCGTCAACCAGCCGGCATGGGCCGAGACCTACCTCGCCGCCAGCGCCGGGCTGTTCGCCACGGTGGCGGCCAACCCCGAATGGACCGACGAGGAGATGGCGTTCATCCTCGAGCACTCGGAGACGGCGGTCGTGATCTGCGACGCCGCCCTGGCCGAGCGCGCCGTGGCCCTGGCCCGCCGCCTTGGCGGGGTGCGCCACGTCGTCGCCATCGAGGCCGACGGGGTCACGGCACCGTCCGGCGCGGTGGCGTACGAGGAGCTGCTGGAGATGGCCCCGCCCGATGCGCGCGCCCTGCTGCCCCAGGGGGACGACGTCGAGCTGCCGGCCCACATCATGTACACGTCCGGCACCACCGCCGGCCGGCCCAAGGCGGTCGTGGGCCAGATCACCGGGTCCTCACCGATCGACTACCACGAGATGCTCGGGCTCGGCCCCGCCGAGCGCGGCATCGTCGTGACCCCGTTCTTCCACGGCAACGGCATGGGCGGGCTGACGTCCGCCCTCCTGTATGGGGCCAGCGTCGTGTTCCCGCGCCGATTCTCGGCCCGCCGCTTCTGGCAGCTGGTGGACCGGTACCGGCCGACCTACCTCTGGACGCTCTCCCCGATCGTCAACATCCTCCTCGGTCACCCCCCCGGCCCCCACGAGCGCCGCCACGACCTGCGGGTCGGCGTGGTCCTCGGCGCAGCCGGAGCGGCGGCGCTGATCGAGGAGCGCTTCGGGTTCGCGGTCATCGACTGGTACGGGATGACCGAGGCGGGCATGGGCACCTACACCCGGCTGGGCGAGGAGCGGCGGCCCGGTTCGGCGGGGCGCCGCTTCCCCGACTCGACGATGACCATCCTGCGCGACGACGGCACCGAGGCCGAACCGGGCGAGGTGGGGGAGGTCGGCTTCCGGCTGGGCACGATCACCTTCGACGGCTACCTCAAGGACGAGGAGGCCACGCGGTCGGCGGTCGACGGCCAGTTCTTCCGCACCGGTGACCTCGGCTACTTCGACCCCGAGGGCTACTTCTTCTTCGTCGACCGCAAGAAGGACATCGTCAGGCGGGGAGGCGAGAACATCTCCTCCATCGAGATCGAGACGGTCATGCGCGCCTTCCCCGGTGTCGGGGACGCCGCCATCGTCGGTAAGCCGGATCCGGTGCTGGGCGAGCGCGTGGTGGCCTTCGTCGTCCCGGGGACCGAGGGCCGACCCGACCCGGCCGAGGTGCAGGCCCACGTGGCGGCGCACCTGGCCCATTTCAAGGTCCCCGAGGAGATCCTCTTCATCGACGAGCTGCCCCGCACCGCGACGGGCAAGGTCATCAAGAAGCAGCTGCGCGAGCAGCTGCCCCGGGAAGCGGCGAACGCCGGTGGCTGAGGCGGCAACGGACGCGGCACCCGCCGGAGGCCGGGGGCTCGACCGCACGCTTTCCCCGGGGTCGATCGCCATGGTCGGCGCGTCGAACAACGTCGCCGGCATCGGGGGCCAGGTCTTCGCCAACCTGGCCCGTGCCTTCTCCGGGCCGCTGTACCCGGTCCACCCCCGGGATCCCGAGGTGCAGGGCCACCGCGCCTTTTCCTCGGTCACCGAGCTCCCCGAGCCCGTCGACCTGGCGGTGATCGTGGTGCCGGCCGCCGGCGTGCCGGCGGTGATCGGGGAGTGCGCGAGCAGCGGGGTCGGGGGGGCGCTGGTGATCACCTCCGGGTTCGCCGAGGTGGGGCCCGAGGGAGCGGCGCTGCAGGACCAGGTCCGCGCCACCGCGGCCGAGAGCGGGCTGCGGGTGATCGGGCCCAACTGCATCGGGTTCATGAACCTGTTCGGGGGGGTGATGGCCAACTTCGCCCTGCCGCCGACGGCGCCGCTCCCGGCGGCCGGGCCGGTGGCGCTGGTGTCCCAGAGCGGGGGGTTCGGCTCCTACATCACCAACAAGGCCCTCCTGGCCGGTCTGCGGCTGGGTTGGTTCGTCAGCACCGGGAACGAGGTCGACGTCAACATCGCCGGGGTGCTGCGCCACCTCGTCGACCGCGAGGAGACGCGCGTGCTGATGCTGTTCAGCGAGACGCTGCGCGATCCCGACGTCTTCGTCGACGCCGCCTGCCGGGCCGCCGAGCTGGACAAGCCCATCGTGCTGCTCAAGGCGGGGCGGTCGGACGCCGCGGCCAAGGCGGCCATGAGCCACACCGCGTCGATCGTGGGCTCGGCGCGTGTGTTCGACGCCGTGGCCCGCCAGTACGGGGTGTTCGTGGTCGAGACCATGGAGGAGATGCTCGACCTGGGGATGATCTTCCAGGACGGGTGCCGGGTCCGGGGCCGCCGGGTGGGGATCCTCACCACGTCCGGCGGGGCGGGCGTACTGCTGGCCGATGCGTGCACGGCGGCGGGACTGGAGGTACCCGAGGTGCCGGCCGACGAGCAGGAGGCCATGCGCGAGCTGATGCCCACCCCCTTCTACGGCAGCACCGCCAACCCCGTCGACACCACGGCCCAGGTGGTCAGCCATCCGGGGGCGTTCCGCAACGTCTTGTTCTCCGTGGGGGAGAGCCGGGTGCTGGACATGGTGGTGGCGGTCACGTGGGCGGTGCCCGGCCCCGCCACCGACGCCCTCGTCGAGTACTACCAGCAGGGGGAGAAGCCGCTGGCGGTCACGTCCACCGCCTGGCTGGACGAGTTCCAGCAGGCCGGGGTCCCCACCTACACCGACCCGCGGCGGGCGGCCAACGCCCTGGGCGCGGTGGCGGCGCAGTCGCTGCGGGCCTTCCGCCCGGTGGCGCCGTCGGAGTGGAAGCCGGATCCCGACCGGGTGGACCGGGTGGGGCGGCTGCTCGCCGCCGCGGCGGGGCGGCGGGTCCTGCTGGAGTCGACCTCCAAGCAGGTGCTGGCGGCCTACGGCCTGCCCGTGA from the Acidimicrobiales bacterium genome contains:
- a CDS encoding class I adenylate-forming enzyme family protein, whose product is MIAAHADAMPDALALLSEEDGSRTYSELVERSAALAAALGKGLGVAPAERLCVWAVNQPAWAETYLAASAGLFATVAANPEWTDEEMAFILEHSETAVVICDAALAERAVALARRLGGVRHVVAIEADGVTAPSGAVAYEELLEMAPPDARALLPQGDDVELPAHIMYTSGTTAGRPKAVVGQITGSSPIDYHEMLGLGPAERGIVVTPFFHGNGMGGLTSALLYGASVVFPRRFSARRFWQLVDRYRPTYLWTLSPIVNILLGHPPGPHERRHDLRVGVVLGAAGAAALIEERFGFAVIDWYGMTEAGMGTYTRLGEERRPGSAGRRFPDSTMTILRDDGTEAEPGEVGEVGFRLGTITFDGYLKDEEATRSAVDGQFFRTGDLGYFDPEGYFFFVDRKKDIVRRGGENISSIEIETVMRAFPGVGDAAIVGKPDPVLGERVVAFVVPGTEGRPDPAEVQAHVAAHLAHFKVPEEILFIDELPRTATGKVIKKQLREQLPREAANAGG
- a CDS encoding acetate--CoA ligase family protein; this translates as MAEAATDAAPAGGRGLDRTLSPGSIAMVGASNNVAGIGGQVFANLARAFSGPLYPVHPRDPEVQGHRAFSSVTELPEPVDLAVIVVPAAGVPAVIGECASSGVGGALVITSGFAEVGPEGAALQDQVRATAAESGLRVIGPNCIGFMNLFGGVMANFALPPTAPLPAAGPVALVSQSGGFGSYITNKALLAGLRLGWFVSTGNEVDVNIAGVLRHLVDREETRVLMLFSETLRDPDVFVDAACRAAELDKPIVLLKAGRSDAAAKAAMSHTASIVGSARVFDAVARQYGVFVVETMEEMLDLGMIFQDGCRVRGRRVGILTTSGGAGVLLADACTAAGLEVPEVPADEQEAMRELMPTPFYGSTANPVDTTAQVVSHPGAFRNVLFSVGESRVLDMVVAVTWAVPGPATDALVEYYQQGEKPLAVTSTAWLDEFQQAGVPTYTDPRRAANALGAVAAQSLRAFRPVAPSEWKPDPDRVDRVGRLLAAAAGRRVLLESTSKQVLAAYGLPVTREEMVTDAEGAVAAAGRIGGAVALKVMSYDLPHKTEAGAIRLGVRGPDAVRAEYGELLEAVRRRAPAAAIEGVLVQEMVPARLELTCGVQRDPVFGPVVAVGLGGVMVEILSEAALLRPPFGPDEARAALAGLLGGRLVGTARGLDEAEQAELARVMVALGQLGLELDEVAEVDVNPLRVADGVVRAADALVVLTGAG